A region from the Janthinobacterium agaricidamnosum genome encodes:
- a CDS encoding DUF1496 domain-containing protein, with the protein MLTSVGKWKVAALVPLLFACCWPQYRCEIKTSTATRFVKNSCYYDGKPYSLGIVIETAHGVKCECASTSSDGLPTWVSGNWS; encoded by the coding sequence TTGCTTACGAGCGTAGGAAAATGGAAAGTTGCCGCTCTAGTCCCATTGCTCTTTGCCTGCTGCTGGCCGCAATATAGATGTGAAATAAAGACTTCCACGGCCACAAGATTTGTCAAAAATTCATGTTATTACGACGGGAAGCCGTATTCACTTGGTATCGTTATCGAGACGGCGCACGGGGTCAAATGTGAGTGCGCATCTACTTCCTCTGACGGTTTGCCCACTTGGGTGAGCGGTAACTGGAGTTAG
- a CDS encoding phage tail protein, with product MMMILGMFVFSLPTLAYHELQRQTEWKHASTARVGLRDAHQYVGPGDDTITLSGWVAPELTGSLYSLDALRMMADTGKSWILIQGTGRILGSYRITSMTEGRSILDGSGGARRVEFSIALKRDDDGVLAMVGLGDIGDLKNMLSIDGMTSSIAGAARNAVGSVVGNVVGGITSKYGGVVSEMKDKIGGGISGAIGSAADKFK from the coding sequence ATGATGATGATTTTAGGAATGTTCGTGTTCAGCCTGCCGACGCTGGCCTATCACGAGCTGCAGCGGCAAACGGAATGGAAGCACGCCAGCACGGCCCGCGTGGGCCTGCGCGATGCGCACCAGTACGTGGGGCCAGGTGACGACACCATCACCCTGTCGGGCTGGGTGGCGCCAGAACTGACCGGCTCCCTGTACTCGCTCGATGCGCTGCGTATGATGGCCGACACAGGTAAATCGTGGATACTGATCCAGGGAACGGGCCGCATACTCGGCTCCTACCGCATCACCAGCATGACAGAGGGGCGCAGCATCCTGGACGGCAGCGGCGGCGCGCGCCGCGTCGAGTTCTCGATTGCGCTCAAGCGCGATGACGACGGCGTGCTGGCCATGGTGGGCCTGGGCGACATCGGCGACCTGAAAAACATGCTCAGTATCGACGGCATGACCAGCAGCATCGCGGGCGCGGCCAGGAATGCCGTGGGCAGCGTGGTCGGCAATGTGGTCGGTGGCATCACGTCGAAATACGGCGGCGTGGTCAGCGAGATGAAAGACAAGATCGGCGGCGGCATCAGCGGCGCCATCGGCAGCGCGGCGGACAAGTTCAAATGA
- a CDS encoding helix-turn-helix domain-containing protein, protein MDTLGQRLKSERKRLGMTQPEFALVGKVEKGTQINYEQDKRFPSADYLIAIASVGVDTQYVLHGTAASATLTEDENELLVGYRKLDLRGKARVLGVVEGITEPAIAPSSRGIEGKTQMVFHGKVGQQIHGDITAPQTINMGRKKKSPT, encoded by the coding sequence ATGGATACATTAGGGCAGCGCTTAAAAAGCGAACGGAAGCGACTAGGCATGACTCAACCGGAATTCGCACTGGTTGGGAAGGTCGAGAAGGGCACACAAATTAATTACGAACAAGACAAGAGATTTCCTAGCGCGGATTATCTAATTGCCATCGCATCAGTGGGCGTCGATACGCAATATGTGTTGCATGGCACGGCCGCAAGCGCCACGTTGACCGAGGACGAGAATGAGCTACTAGTCGGATATCGCAAGTTGGACTTGCGAGGAAAAGCACGCGTACTTGGCGTTGTTGAGGGAATTACGGAGCCAGCTATTGCCCCGTCATCTAGAGGAATCGAAGGCAAGACGCAAATGGTATTTCATGGCAAAGTAGGCCAGCAAATTCACGGAGATATTACGGCTCCCCAAACGATCAACATGGGTCGCAAAAAAAAATCACCGACGTAA
- a CDS encoding phage late control D family protein, which produces MSEHIPAFKVSIEDKDLTAIVSPRLINLTLTLCRGDESDQLDISLDDSDGKLALPPRGAQIALALGWQASGLVDMGKFTVDEVEHSGAPDTITLRARSANLIDTFKQQQEHSFHKTTLGAIIEAIAFRNELASGVSARLRDTAIEHIDQTHESDAAFLRRLGRKYDAVATVKNDTLLFIPINQSRTASGKALPVIPITRALGDGHRYHSAESDAYTGVRAFWHDERYARRRSVVAGVPGNSKRLRTTFANETDARAAAVAEWQRILRGLATFEMSLALGNPAVFPQSPVTVQGFKPEIDATEWLSIKVTHSLGGNGFTTRVEFETKTEAVEAEREDEKDPDEGVTGVVARWKDVAAKKKKAGQEQAGAKGTLKTLEHLYKSRQAAKRAVMRAWKRIEEVRDIIRENSEEPWKPTQTLAEGETA; this is translated from the coding sequence ATGAGCGAGCATATCCCCGCCTTCAAGGTCAGCATCGAGGACAAGGATTTGACGGCCATCGTCTCGCCGCGGCTGATTAATCTGACCTTGACCCTGTGCCGTGGCGACGAGAGCGACCAGCTCGACATTTCCCTGGACGACAGCGACGGCAAACTGGCGCTGCCGCCGCGCGGCGCGCAGATCGCCCTGGCGCTGGGCTGGCAAGCGTCCGGCCTGGTGGACATGGGCAAGTTCACCGTCGACGAGGTGGAGCACAGCGGCGCGCCCGACACCATCACCCTGCGCGCCAGGTCGGCCAACCTGATCGACACCTTCAAGCAGCAGCAGGAACACAGCTTTCACAAGACCACCCTGGGCGCCATCATCGAGGCGATTGCCTTTCGCAACGAGCTGGCGTCGGGCGTGTCGGCACGCCTGCGCGATACCGCCATCGAGCACATCGACCAGACGCACGAGAGCGATGCGGCCTTCTTGCGCCGGCTGGGCCGGAAGTACGACGCCGTGGCCACCGTCAAGAACGACACCTTGCTCTTCATCCCCATCAACCAGAGCCGCACCGCCAGCGGCAAGGCGCTGCCTGTGATTCCCATCACGCGCGCCCTGGGCGACGGCCACCGCTACCACAGCGCCGAAAGCGACGCCTACACGGGCGTGCGCGCCTTCTGGCACGACGAGCGCTACGCGCGCCGCCGCAGCGTCGTGGCGGGCGTACCCGGCAACAGCAAGCGCCTGCGCACCACCTTCGCCAATGAAACAGACGCACGCGCGGCGGCCGTGGCCGAATGGCAGCGCATCCTGCGCGGCCTAGCCACCTTTGAAATGAGCCTTGCCCTGGGCAACCCGGCCGTGTTCCCGCAATCGCCCGTGACGGTGCAAGGCTTCAAGCCCGAGATCGACGCCACCGAATGGCTATCGATCAAGGTCACACACAGCCTGGGCGGCAACGGCTTTACCACGCGGGTGGAGTTTGAAACGAAGACGGAAGCGGTCGAGGCCGAGCGCGAGGACGAGAAAGACCCGGACGAAGGCGTCACGGGCGTGGTGGCCAGGTGGAAGGACGTGGCGGCGAAGAAGAAAAAGGCGGGGCAGGAACAGGCCGGCGCCAAGGGCACGCTCAAGACGTTGGAGCATCTTTACAAGAGCAGGCAGGCCGCCAAGCGGGCGGTCATGCGTGCGTGGAAGCGTATCGAAGAAGTGCGGGACATCATCCGCGAAAACAGCGAGGAACCTTGGAAGCCTACGCAAACTCTGGCCGAAGGAGAAACAGCGTGA
- a CDS encoding ogr/Delta-like zinc finger family protein translates to MRVIGLPCPHCEYTVRAVKSRMMSAMFKEITYMCQNPECGHSFVAGLEVLRTLSLSAMPKPDIRIPMSQHARTAATSQLALDLTAGC, encoded by the coding sequence ATGAGAGTCATCGGCCTGCCCTGCCCGCATTGCGAATACACCGTCCGCGCCGTTAAAAGCCGCATGATGTCCGCCATGTTCAAGGAAATCACCTACATGTGCCAGAACCCCGAATGCGGGCACTCCTTCGTGGCAGGCCTGGAAGTACTGCGCACTCTCTCGCTGTCCGCCATGCCCAAGCCGGATATTCGCATCCCGATGTCCCAGCATGCGCGCACAGCGGCCACCAGCCAACTGGCCCTGGACCTGACTGCGGGGTGCTGA